In the Chaetodon trifascialis isolate fChaTrf1 chromosome 15, fChaTrf1.hap1, whole genome shotgun sequence genome, GAGCAGGTTAATGTGGTTCATAGCTCATCAATTTTACTGGTTAGGTGCACTTGCTAGTCACAAGGTTGGAAGCAAAGTTCAGCTAATGTTCTGCCAGTCTGTCAGAAATATTCAGGATGCTGAAAACACCAGACGTGCTCCTTCTCGTCTGTCTTGTTGGGGCAGCGAGCGCTCTGTACAAGCAGTGGGTTCCTGACACCAACTATGAGAATAAGACCAACTGGGACAAAACGAATGTTCCATGTGGAAATGACATAGTCGAGTTTTCAGCTCAGAGAgaagtgtctgtgtttgtggacaCCACACATGCCGTGCAGGAGATGAGGCTGCCACTTGATGGAGAGTTCATTCTGAATTCAGGAGCTGGATTTAATGCCGTGAGCGGAAAAGACCCAAGCTGCGGAGCAGGTGTCACTACCCAGTTCAAAGATTCTGAGTCTCTTCAGTGGTTTGACCCAGCTCTGTGGCAGGCGGCTGCAACTCTGGATGACCTGCAACGTGGAAACTTCTTATTCTCAGTCCATGAGGAGAGTGTCCCTTGCCGGTATGATGATGTGGTCTTCAAAGCCCGCTCCTCTTTCAGGGTGGACACCAGCTCCAGTCAGTTGAGTATTCCTGTcaaatctgtgtctgtgctgggGAAGATGTTTGACAGCAGATCTGAGTTCTCCCAGTATCTCAGCTCGCGCTCAGGCCGACTGCAGTTTCATGgatcctcctctgtggctgttGGAGAACCGGGCTGTGGGGATCCTTCTGGCTGTGACTGTGGGAATTCTGTGCACCATCAGCGGATCTGTGGCACCGTAACATGTGCCTCTCCGAGCTGTGGCAAGCCTCTACTCCCTGCAGGACACTGCTGTAATATTTGCGGTGCCATTGTCACCATCCACAGTGCTGCTGGTTTCAACCTGCAAACTTACAGGCAAAGAATCTATCACCTATTTCTCATCCTGCCACAATACAAATCCATTCAGCTGGGCATGAATAAAGTCTTCAAACCACAGCGGTTGATGGGGATCATACCTTTTGGGACCTCAACTGAGATCCAGGTGGTCATCCTGGATGGAGAGAAGGGAACACAGTCAGAGGCTCTGGCCTGGGACATTGTGAGGGATGCCCGCTCTCATGGCTCTAACTTGGGGATCACTGGAGCTGAATTTCAAGCCTCCTCTGGGAGCAGCGGTGATCAGTCCGGGGGCACTGCTGGGATGGTGGTTGGAGTTGTGTTTGGAGTTTTAAGCATGATTGCGCTCACTATCGTTGTGGTAATTCTGATTCGTAAGGGGGTTGTTCAAATGCCATCGCTGCCTTCGCTGCCGTCTCTGAGCAGCTTAAAGAGAAGCAGTGATGTTGGAGAGCTCAGCGGGCCTCTCGACCATGGCTATGATAATCCCATGTTTGACAAGCCCACCATGCTTCCTGATATTCCCGGTCTGTATGGGACTGAAATAAACAATTCAATCGCCTTGACTCAGACAGGTGTGCACTTTGTAAATCCAGTTTACGACGAGAATGAAACTGATTTTAACGCCTgactgcagtgatgatgatgattttacaGACCCATCACAACCAATAAATCCTCCTTATAGTTTTACAATAATTTAGCCATGTAAATAAACTCTAAAAATACTGACAGACACTGAAGCTTTGATAACCAAATGGGcttgtaaaacaaataaaagaattgtTGGCAGacatttgtgtgctttttccttctttcacaCCACATTCAAGAGCAGTAAAGATGCAAtaaagctgcagtaaattcCAACACACCCTCTGCGGATGTTCATGCTGTACAGctaccactagatggcagtaaaTTTAACCTTCAATGACCATAACTTTATTTATCTTGTCAGGTAACTTCAATACACATTTACAATGCGCTATTTTTACCCCCACAAGGCAGATCATAATTTATTAGTAAAACACGCAAAGAGGCATCATTTTGCATCAACCAGAGAGACTGCGTTGTCCTTTTTTGACAGCCAGGCTGTAACATATAATGGCTCTATGAAACCAGTCGTGTACTTGTGGAGCAGCCTCATAGCACCAGTTACATCGTAGAAAGACACAGAGCCCTGTTGAAAATCAACATATAAGCCAACTCTGGTGATATCAGTGACCTCCAAGGGCACCTCCACGCCAGCATGCCAGGAGAAGAAACCTCGGCTGTTCCTTCCCACGCACCAGGAAAAGTCGTTCCCAGTGATGCAGCTGGTGCTCTGCTCTCCTTTACGATCAATACTCTTGTAGGTGACCCCTACATGTGCACCCTCCCCACTCAGCTCGGCTTCGATGTAGTGCCTCCCCTGGTAAAGGCTCTCCACAGTCATTGCCTGACGCCAGTATTCGAAGCGACCGGGGTGGTCCGGGTAGCTGTGCTGCCAGGGGCTGGTGTTGGTCAGCTTTCTGTTGTTCTCCATCACACGCAGGAAATGATGGGTGGTGtctgggtcaaaggtcaaactcCTTGTGTCTATAAACAGTGGGAAATATGATTTATGAAAAAtatgtacaaccctgattccaaaaaagttgtgacgctgtgtaaaacctaaataaaaacagaatgcaatcatttgcaagcaaactgtgtttatgatgtagaaatatcctttttacatcatttgttcacaaagtggtgaacctccctccatccttgcttgtgaacgactgagcctttccaggatgcccctttcatacccaatcatgattctctcacctgttatcaatgaagacagaagaaaatatattgaaaatcatatttacatttcaaaaagtCCTCTCGCGTCTCAGGATCAGGCTGGGATGAAGGGTGAGATTCTGGCATCGGTGATTTCGCACCTAGTTTAGCATTTTGCAGAGagattattttgtattttagtaAGACACAAGGATTTCTACAATGCACTGAATATAATAGAGAAGTTGAAAAAGGTTAGGAAAGAAGGATTGAATAACAAGTCAATAACAAAAGTGGACAGCAGTGATACTCAGCTTGTGGTCTGCAGGCCAGGGTGCTGTGTGACCCATCGGCCATTCTAATAATCATTAATGCTGAATAAACTCTTTCAAATATCACCAAAGCATTTATAGTAAAAATGCAGTTGTTAAATTCAGCAAAATATCTTATCTTTCATTTATGCCTAATATTACTCCTTGTATCAAAATAATTTAGTTAATAAGTTAATGAGtacatttgaaaagaaaggATTTCAAAGAAAGCATTCTAATGTTTATTCGTTTTATCTGATAAATATTATTAATGTTTGCTTATTAACTGGCCCCCAGGCAAAGCAAGGTGCGTGTCCCTGGTCtccagccatgctagcagctatGTGAGGCCATACTACAGCAGCGCTAACAACAGACtcaaaatgacaatgctaacacactcaTGTCAAGCAGGTATGATATTTACTTTGTTCATCATCtgagtttagcatgttagcgtgctaacattttCTAATCAGCATAAAACACAAAGGTGAGTGCTGAGAATGTTATTAGTTTTGTCGGTACTTGGTCATGAACCAGATTTCATGACAGTCCATCCAACAGCTTTTGAGCCATTTTCCTCCATGAGGAGCCAGAAGGGTGTAAGGTAAAGTGCACAATATGATATACACTCACTGCTTTTCCAGGTCAGGTTCAGTTTTTCCGTGTAGGCGCGGAGGATCAGGTCACACAGCTCCTGTGTAGCATCCGTCACTACTTGGACATACAAGGTTAGATGGTTCATGCGGTTGATATTTGCAGTAGGCAGACACACATCTGCATTTCCTTTCTTCCACTCTGAGTACTCCTggaacaagcaaaacaaaagcaacaagTACCAAGGATTATGATGTAAATAAAGTTGTTAAATATCGTGCGACTCCTTTTCTCTGACCCACAACTTTTCTCAATGAAATTGCAAAAATGCCTTAATGCCTGTTTTGTATACTGTGTCATGTCAACACACCGGTGTCCAAAATAAACTCTTGGTCTTGGAGAACATCCTGTGCTAATCCCAGATCACAGGAGACATTTGAACGAAATGGGTTCACACCTTTGGGGTCATTTCTCTACttattaatctttttttatttgtcatataTTTTGTACCTGCAGGAAGTCAGCATCAGACTTGCTCTTGGAAAGTTTGTTGATTTGAGCCAAAGTTTTCATCAgctctgttctcctctgctccagATGTGCCTGGATGCCCTCCGCCTGTCTGAGGGCCTGTCTCTGCTCCCCTTCCAGCACCTCCACCGCCCCTTTTCTGGCTTCCTCTACGGCTGTCTGCAGCCTGGCGAACTGCTGttcaacaataacacaaacctCTTGCACTGAAGACTGAGGCGccagagaaggaagagaaaaactgAGGGGTAattaaatcagaaaaacactgaaagcgTTGCGCATTAAATCAACGTACAAACAATGTGTTACAGCTTAATATTCGCATACCTTAATTAAGTCATTGTTGCTCTGCAGCTTTCCGATCGCTTTCTCAGCTGCTGATGCACTCTGAGTGATCTCCTCTTGGTtcttctgcagctcagcctACAAACAATCATCACAAACAGACGCTGCATAAGGCCATTACTGACATATCCTAAATGAATACTTTGTCCATGATAGCAAAGACATAGTTTGAAACAATTAAAGCACATACATTCTAAAAATGCATTCACTTCCTAACAATAAATGTGTTGTGTTCTTAGACCTCCATCTGTGCGCGTGCCTCCCCCACAGAGGCAGTCGCGTGTCCTTCGTGCTCCTCGTTCTCacagtccagacacacacagcagtcgTCCGTCAGACAGAAGCGTTCGAGGGGAAGACGATGAACTTCGCAGGTCCGACAGTCGACGTCGTGGCGGGGATCCACCAGACGGTGGTTTTGGAACTTGGCGTTCTCCAGGTGGGGCCTGAGATGGGCCTCGCAGTAAGAAACCAGGCAGGTCAAGCAGGATTTCAAGGCCTTGCTGGGGCCATCTATGCAGGAGTCACATAACACATCCTGTGGGAGCAGCGTCTCGGTGGAGGgatccctctgctcctcctttaTGTCTGAGTTGAGCTGACTCTCCTCATTGTTACTGCTGGTAGCTGCCATGTTTGAGTCTTCCTCTAGTCACCTGAAACCTGATTTGGTTGAGCCTTAAGCAGTAACAAATCC is a window encoding:
- the amn gene encoding protein amnionless, translated to MLKTPDVLLLVCLVGAASALYKQWVPDTNYENKTNWDKTNVPCGNDIVEFSAQREVSVFVDTTHAVQEMRLPLDGEFILNSGAGFNAVSGKDPSCGAGVTTQFKDSESLQWFDPALWQAAATLDDLQRGNFLFSVHEESVPCRYDDVVFKARSSFRVDTSSSQLSIPVKSVSVLGKMFDSRSEFSQYLSSRSGRLQFHGSSSVAVGEPGCGDPSGCDCGNSVHHQRICGTVTCASPSCGKPLLPAGHCCNICGAIVTIHSAAGFNLQTYRQRIYHLFLILPQYKSIQLGMNKVFKPQRLMGIIPFGTSTEIQVVILDGEKGTQSEALAWDIVRDARSHGSNLGITGAEFQASSGSSGDQSGGTAGMVVGVVFGVLSMIALTIVVVILIRKGVVQMPSLPSLPSLSSLKRSSDVGELSGPLDHGYDNPMFDKPTMLPDIPGLYGTEINNSIALTQTGVHFVNPVYDENETDFNA
- the LOC139344077 gene encoding tripartite motif-containing protein 16-like isoform X2, whose protein sequence is MAATSSNNEESQLNSDIKEEQRDPSTETLLPQDVLCDSCIDGPSKALKSCLTCLVSYCEAHLRPHLENAKFQNHRLVDPRHDVDCRTCEVHRLPLERFCLTDDCCVCLDCENEEHEGHATASVGEARAQMEAELQKNQEEITQSASAAEKAIGKLQSNNDLIKSSVQEVCVIVEQQFARLQTAVEEARKGAVEVLEGEQRQALRQAEGIQAHLEQRRTELMKTLAQINKLSKSKSDADFLQEYSEWKKGNADVCLPTANINRMNHLTLYVQVVTDATQELCDLILRAYTEKLNLTWKSSAKSPMPESHPSSQPDPETREDFLKYTRSLTFDPDTTHHFLRVMENNRKLTNTSPWQHSYPDHPGRFEYWRQAMTVESLYQGRHYIEAELSGEGAHVGVTYKSIDRKGEQSTSCITGNDFSWCVGRNSRGFFSWHAGVEVPLEVTDITRVGLYVDFQQGSVSFYDVTGAMRLLHKYTTGFIEPLYVTAWLSKKDNAVSLVDAK
- the LOC139344077 gene encoding tripartite motif-containing protein 16-like isoform X1, encoding MAATSSNNEESQLNSDIKEEQRDPSTETLLPQDVLCDSCIDGPSKALKSCLTCLVSYCEAHLRPHLENAKFQNHRLVDPRHDVDCRTCEVHRLPLERFCLTDDCCVCLDCENEEHEGHATASVGEARAQMEAELQKNQEEITQSASAAEKAIGKLQSNNDLIKSSVQEVCVIVEQQFARLQTAVEEARKGAVEVLEGEQRQALRQAEGIQAHLEQRRTELMKTLAQINKLSKSKSDADFLQEYSEWKKGNADVCLPTANINRMNHLTLYVQVVTDATQELCDLILRAYTEKLNLTWKSSECAKSPMPESHPSSQPDPETREDFLKYTRSLTFDPDTTHHFLRVMENNRKLTNTSPWQHSYPDHPGRFEYWRQAMTVESLYQGRHYIEAELSGEGAHVGVTYKSIDRKGEQSTSCITGNDFSWCVGRNSRGFFSWHAGVEVPLEVTDITRVGLYVDFQQGSVSFYDVTGAMRLLHKYTTGFIEPLYVTAWLSKKDNAVSLVDAK